The following DNA comes from Poecilia reticulata strain Guanapo linkage group LG5, Guppy_female_1.0+MT, whole genome shotgun sequence.
TCCAGATTCAGCTCAGAAACTTCAGACATGATGATTCACTGTGACTGAGATGAAGTCGAGTCGCTTCCCTTCGCACCACTAAAAGATTTAAATCTTTCCTTTTGTCACAGTGTCAGATTTTTAAGCGAACTAGCCATGGCAGACTGGTGCTTTCTTTACCCAACTGTAAATTGTGGGGAAAATCTAAGGGAAGAGAAATGTGTCCTCAGCTTAACTGGATGTTTCCTTTACTGCCAAGAGAATAGATTAAAGGTTGTATAAATCTTGTATCCCCAACTAAATCActccattaaataaaactttttttagtcACATTTGGTACAAATGAGCGCCTCAAATCTACAACACTTTGCAAAACTGGAGACTGTTTTTCTACCAGCTGGGGTATGAAAATATAAGTAAGAAGTACAGCAGGAGTTCATGTTTAACACCTGAAAACCttcttttcattcattatttgtGGTGAAATTCAGCAGGATTTCTTAACgatctgttttgtgttttgttctcagaGGCCGGGCATGCCCCCATCCAGCCGTATGACCCCGCAGGGCCCCGCCATGGGCCCACCGGGTTACGGCAGCAGCCCCGTGTCTCGCCCCGGGATGCCCGGCGTGATGGACCCGTCCCGGAAAAGACCCGCTCCTCAGCAGATTCAGCaggttcagcagcagcagaaccgcAACCAGCAGTGAGTTCCTCAGATTGTCCCAAATCAGCCGTGCAGGAAGCAGAAAGATCGATGCTGAGAGCTGCAGTTTCATTATCTCCATTGGAGcattaatacttaaaaaaaatgttttactagcAGAGCAGATATCTGTTTATGCAAACAATCACTGTTTCTCAGTGACTTATTCAACAACAAGGAAAAACTTATTAAATGAAGTataaatccaacttttaaaatgttgtttgatGGATAAACGGAAAATCTTCCTCTGATGAAACTGTTGAACTGTTCATCAGATATGCtaagcagtttttgtttgttgactTGTTTAGACCACACCAGGTAACCGGTGATCAATTTGCAAAGCTAATGATCAAATTGCACATTGATCCAACCATTGAAATTTTATATAACACACCTCGAAGTTTATTTTTAGTCGGTAAGCCAAGATGAAGTGGCTTTGTTTAAATTGGAAGgcagatggaaaatgtttgtctttcatttaCATGATTAATTTCGTACGTTTGCAGCTGCAGGATTTAAATGGCCGCAGCGCAGTTTTGATTCAATTCCAGTCTAAATGAGGAATTTAATTATGGTGGTAATGCTCGgactgttttctctctctgtgtgtgtgcgtgtgtgtgtgggggggggagggggggagggggttcTTTATGGTCTCTTTATGATGAGAGATCTCAGATTAAAGCAAACTTGCACTCatatccatttttatttgctttttacagcacaaagaagaagaagatggctGATAAAATTCTACCTCAGAGGGTGAGTATTTACTTTGTGGAAATTGGatgaattatgaagtttttCAACTAAACTCTTACTTGCCCTTCGCTGTTTAGAAAAGGTTTAGTTAGAATGTTCTTGGACTGAAAAAGTAGGTCAGTACAGTTGGTATAACTTGGTTAAGATTTTTGACAATACCATTTAAACATGATGGTGTACCACAAAAATgctagtttattttttgtatatcGGCTTTTGCAATATTTGCTCAGTTGAAAAGGTTACAtcttaaaaaagcaacaaaagaatgcttcaaatgttatttaaagCTTTCGACTTGATGCTTAAATAGCCTGGTTTGTTATccactgttctgtttttctattcACTCTGAAAATTGTACGTGTTGTGACATGGTTTGTCTGTAATGGCAGTTTTGGTTTTCCTGAGCAGAAAATGATCTGTCATACTTTATATTCTTCATTTTGCCATTTAATTCATAGAGTTGTTGCCGACATTAAGTGGGACTGCAATGCTTTGGCATCAATCATTATTAGGCCCATCTAAGAGCAACTCCTGTTGgtgctgtctctttaaatacacCCCATTCTACCATTTTTATAGTTTGATTCATGTCTAAAATAAAGCATATTGCCATTTTAGCATTATTGCCGTCGTTTCCATAGACAGAAGGAACTGACCCCTTAAACAGAGGAAGTCTTTCAGCAAATCCTTCTTCATGTCAATGGAGGCTGAAACAATCATCCTTGAAGTGCTGCTTGCAAACAAAGAGGacttcagaaaatgtaattaggAATAAAGAAAATTGAACAGATGGAACAATATGGTCCCAGTAGAATATAAATATCTACGCAGTAATGGGAGAGACTCTGTTAAACCTTTCTGGAGACTCCAAGtacacaacaaaatgtattaaagcgatttaaaaaaagtggatttttgcATGATGTGCTCCCTTTAAGCTGGAAGCGTCGTCCCTGTTTGTTTGGTCCTAGATCAGAGAGCTGGTCCCAGAGTCTCAGGCTTACATGGATCTTCTGGCTTTTGAGAGGAAGCTGGATCAGACCATCATGCGCAAACGGCTCGACATTCAGGAGGCCCTAAAAAGGCCTATAAAGGTATTTTCTCTTAAATTCTTTAGCCATCTAACTAATCAGCTATTATCCAGTAAATGCTTCTGCTTCCAAGTTGTTTTCACAATACTGTTTCTGCTCATGTGGGTTTATAAAATGATGATCTCCTTGTGTTGTGGAAGCTCTTTGGATATCATGTTTATATATAGAAAGTGTTGGTGCCATTGTAAAGCTGTCAAACCTGTCTTACAAATGTAGCTCATACACTGACTGTCCTTCCTGTGTTTGCTTTCTGCAGAGCGTtacacactttgtttttaatcaagctGATTGTTGATTatgtaattataaaatataaagtttatgttttcttGCATGGTTCTACAGCAAAAGAGAAAGCTTCGCATTTTTATATCCAACACCTTCAATCCTGCGAAGCCTGATGCTGAGGATGGAGAAGGCACAGTTGCATCATGGGAGCTGCGTGTTGAAGGGCGACTATTAGAAGATGTAAGCTGTTGCACTGATATACACTTTAATTTTGGTTGTATACtgttctgtttaaaacaaatgtgtacaTTTCTGTTTCATCCTGTTTGCAGACTGCTGTGTCCAAGTATGAAGCTACCAAACAAAAGAGAAAGTTCTCCTCCTTCTTTAAGTCGCTTGTGATCGAATTGGATAAAGACCTGTATGGGCCAGATAATCACCTTGTGGAAGTACGACTGATTCCTTCATTTACTGACCTGCTTGTCgttctgtcattttgttttattcttccttatgattatttttagaaaagtagATTAGACGATTGTGAAATTCAGGGTATTCGCAcgtccttaaaaagtcttaaattcttTTATCTGAAGTGAACTTTAgataaatgatttaatttaaaatgtcttaactTAAATTCACAGATCTTAACTATTTAATCTTCTAcattctatgtttttttttcttgtgggattttttttctcaggcaGAAATTAGTCGCACTCAGACATCTTCATTGCATTCATGACTCGAGACGGTTGGAGTCACTGCTAACTAATTGCAAATATAGCCTTGCTAGCGAAGTAGGTAGCATTTTTGCATGAGTGTAAATTTATGGCCATTCGCCTGGACAAAGTTTGTACGTTTCTGTGGAAATGTAGGTCTAAATTTCATCCATAATGgagttaaaatgtttgaaacatgCAGAAATCCTGGTCTTGCTACAGTAGGAGTTGAATATTGTTAAATCTAAGATATCCTGAAATGTTGTGTGCATTATCTTAGTGGCACAGGACGGCCACTACCCAGGAGACGGACGGTTTCCAGGTGAAGAGGCCCGGTGATGTGGGAGTTCGCTGCACCGTCCTGCTCATGCTGGATTACcaggtgtgttttgttttgctggagTTATTTAAAGCTCGGTCCGTTTTGCTTTAAATGACCTTGTGTTTGGTCAATGTTTCAGCCCCCCCAGTTCAAGCTGGACCCCCGACTGGCCCGCATGTTGGGCATCCACACTCAGACCAGACCTGTCATCATCCAGGCTTTGTGGCAGTAcgtcaaaacacacaaactccaaGATCCGCATGAGCGCGAGTTCATCAACTGTGACAAATACCTCCAGCAAGTGAGTAGACAACTTCTCCACTTAATGTCCTACTTAACACGGATTTTAATATGTTCAATAAAACCTGTGTGATCATGATGGGTCCATGCTGTGCCGGAGTGGATCTGGTTCTTGTCTTCTCGTTGTTTACAGTCTGACTCTCCCTCTCTGTGTCCTTGTACGGCTGTAGTTCTGCTGGTGTCCTTCTGGTTTCCCAGGAATTTTGGCACAAATTCTTTGCCAAGATAAACAACCtaaaaaggatttattttactttccatGTGTGAAATGTATGATATTTATATAAAGTatgctttcatttgtttcagcTACAACAGTGGAGCTTAGCGGTGTTGAAAGGagcacagaaatatttaaaactctcattcctttttaagaaacagcagcagggaTTACAGTTGTAGATAAAACATACAGAATATTCTTGACGTAAACACATATTTTGCTTCGTGTCTGTTGCTTAGTCAGTGCTTGATTCAGCCAAACAGCTGTTGGCATCTGAAACTTGTGAATACTTTGAAATAACtggggtttatttttttcctctttagatTTTTGAAACTCAGCGAATGAAGTTTTCCGAAATCCCTCAGCGCCTGCATGCTCTGCTGATGCCTCCAGAACCAATCATCATCAACCATGTGATCAGGTAAGAGGCAGAAGCTCTTTGTGAATTTAACGTGTTTTAATGGATTCAAACGGTGCCTCTTAACTTTATGCAGGCTtaatttaaaaagcctgacacTAGTTACTGTAGTTATGTCTTAGATCAATATGTTAGTGCCACATAtttatttcctgtctttttttaaatcacttgaTTTTTCCATGAGTTGCAGCATTTCTGTGTTAAGTTTTGTCTGTGAAGAGCAGTTTGAGTTCAACCGTCGGACAAATATATCACAGGCATGCAGAGCATGAAATCATGGGCCTTGAAGTAAAATCGCTGACCAAAATTACATCCAAACAGCCGTTTGGAGCTGTTATTGTGTAAATATTGACGCTGCGCTGACGACCATGTTTGAGTTTATTGTGCAGACGTAAACTCGGATGTTTACTGAGGTTATTTGAATTTGTCTTGTTAAAcaccttttaaaacattttctaaacaaaatggcaaatcAAAGTAGAAGGATTGGAggaaaatccatttttattgtaaGTCCTGGTTGGAAAGGGTGAAATCCAGAGTTGATGGGTAATATTTCTCATCAGTGTGGATCCCAATGATCAAAAGAAGACTGCCTGCTATGACATTGACGTGGAGGTGGACGACACGCTGAAGACCCAGATGAACTCATTCCTGCTCTCCACAGCCAGTCAGCAGGAAATAGCAGGATTGGATAACAAGGTGAGAACCTCGACCCGAGAGTCTAGCAGCTTTCTGAGGCAATTCCTAGTTTTTACTCCGTCTGGGTGTTTTCTGAAGGAATTGTGCTGaagtattttcatgtttttacagatgATATCAAATAGTATTTAGGGTTTTAGTCAGTTTTGAGCTCAAACTCTGTTGAGCATCTATTTTTAAAGATTCAGagttctctctctgtttcttttttttattcctgaggCAGATTTAGGTTCGTTTGATTCAAAGTGAAACTAGAGTTACACCAATTGATCAGCCccgatttccttcattttgggcgatttgcaaatattttaatgtgaaactgATGTTATCCATTAAACTGATTTACATTTTAGCAGCTATTTTCTTACTGCACTACAAGAAAACCTAAAAGTCAGGACActttattggtgttttttaaGGTTGTCCTCTCCTGACCTTAAACTCTGAGAAGCAAAACGCTGATGTGCATTTAATTTTTGAGAGGCTTTGTTTTTAAGATGAGAAAAATTGGAGGAACTGAATATGTTTTTAGTTACTATAGTAGTTTGAACATCAATGCtctaaacttttcttttatatttgagAACACTACCTCATGTACAGGTAAGACAGGTTTGCATTGCAGTAAAATAAGACCAAAACATTGACCTTCTGACACCTGACTGTCGGTTatttaaaaggtaaaatcaGTATCGACCAAACAAAGACACTTTAAAGATCTGTGATCTCCCAGAACACATCAGTCGGTGCACCAGTAAATGAAACCTTttttcgtttatttattttttcttgttgtcCAACACAAAACTATTGTCTGCTGTTCCTCCTGCCCGTCTTCCTGCTAGCAGTCATTACCTTGACAGTGAGGCCTGTAATCACACTGATGAGGCCTAAAGCTGTCCTGCTGAAGGACGTCCCCCTGGCCTGTCTTTGTTCTGAGACAGCTTAACGATACAGGAAAGACTTTTACTATTTAGGGGCTTCGCCTCTGATTTTCTTAAGATACTTTGAGTTTGGTGAGGATTGCTTATTCCTGTGGGACtctgcctttattttttaacaaccTTTCCATCGCCTACAGGCCACAAGAACAGTTCAGGACCATCAGCAGGCGCTTTCGCACATTACAGGAAACAAATCCGAGAAATGTTCAATCCTACAAACTTCTGCGCAGAcccttaaaaatgtaaagctcTGTTTATGTTGTATCTTAAGCTCGTGTCTGAAGGTGCATTACAGATTAAAATAGTGACAACAACCACTCTGAGAGAGATTTATCAGCCTCTCTACCCct
Coding sequences within:
- the smarcd1 gene encoding SWI/SNF-related matrix-associated actin-dependent regulator of chromatin subfamily D member 1, yielding MAARGGFQSTPTAGGGGAMGPGPPVPGAAPGMGPGTPSGRMGPTSGAQNHMYRSPMPGPGYPRPGMPPSSRMTPQGPAMGPPGYGSSPVSRPGMPGVMDPSRKRPAPQQIQQVQQQQNRNQHTKKKKMADKILPQRIRELVPESQAYMDLLAFERKLDQTIMRKRLDIQEALKRPIKQKRKLRIFISNTFNPAKPDAEDGEGTVASWELRVEGRLLEDTAVSKYEATKQKRKFSSFFKSLVIELDKDLYGPDNHLVEWHRTATTQETDGFQVKRPGDVGVRCTVLLMLDYQPPQFKLDPRLARMLGIHTQTRPVIIQALWQYVKTHKLQDPHEREFINCDKYLQQIFETQRMKFSEIPQRLHALLMPPEPIIINHVISVDPNDQKKTACYDIDVEVDDTLKTQMNSFLLSTASQQEIAGLDNKIHETIETINQLKTQREFMLSFARDPQGFINDWLQSQCRDFKTITDVVGNPEEERRAEFYYQPWAQEAVCRYFYSKVQQRRQELEQALGIRNT